One region of Flavobacterium pisciphilum genomic DNA includes:
- a CDS encoding DUF6155 family protein → MSKRDLKKYLNDLTKEQLEEQIIELYEKFSPVKVYYDFVFNPKEETLLQECKLKISHEYFPVRAKATRRRVKPKMRRSVAQKYIKHFILLGVDPFVIADVMLYNIEIAQTYSSENPIKQELFYKSMFNSFEQAVNFIISNGILAEFKSRINQIYEETATQKWKNESDFEVILDKLTF, encoded by the coding sequence ATGAGTAAACGCGATTTAAAAAAATATTTAAACGATCTTACTAAAGAGCAATTAGAAGAGCAGATAATCGAATTATACGAGAAATTTAGCCCAGTAAAAGTGTACTATGATTTTGTGTTTAATCCAAAAGAAGAAACACTGTTGCAGGAATGTAAGTTAAAAATTTCGCATGAATATTTTCCCGTTAGGGCAAAAGCGACAAGACGACGTGTAAAACCAAAAATGCGTCGTTCAGTAGCTCAAAAATACATCAAACACTTTATACTTTTAGGAGTAGATCCGTTTGTAATCGCCGATGTTATGCTTTATAATATCGAAATTGCACAAACATATTCATCAGAAAATCCGATAAAGCAAGAACTTTTTTACAAAAGCATGTTCAATTCATTCGAGCAAGCAGTAAATTTTATAATTTCAAACGGAATTTTAGCCGAATTTAAGTCCAGAATAAATCAAATTTATGAGGAAACGGCTACCCAAAAATGGAAAAACGAGTCTGATTTTGAAGTAATTTTGGATAAATTGACATTTTAG
- a CDS encoding DEAD/DEAH box helicase, whose product MSQNTLEIEREEKKELYAYQKGDIDAIFDRLDNGSAQHHLLYQLPTGGGKTVVFSEIVRRYLSQHEKKVVVLTHRIELCKQTSKMLKGFGVKNKIINSKVKELLDQNEYSCFVAMVETLKNRINDEKLHLDNIGLVIIDEAHYNSFRKLLSSFKNAFILGVTATPLSSNIKLPMHESYDELIVGDTIGSLIEQGFLARATTYSYDVGLTSLKVGINGDYTVKSSDDLYTNTIMQEKLLHAYTEKSLGKKTLIFNNGIHTSLYVYETFREAGYDIRHLDNTSSNEERKDILQWFKKTPDAILTSVGILTTGFDEPTVETIILNRATKSLTLYYQMIGRGSRKLPNKDEFTVIDLGNNAARFGLWSEPVNWQHIFKSPEFYLENLRDDTEIELYFKYSMPPELRAKFSKTADVSFDVDEEHKIAIAQNLRSKVVLDKSLEQHAAMCVDNSETLQEAKALGKELEDDIDCRIKRYSKCLSQCSKNYREWLIDDYKLKLVLLTGKKYREKIMNEPD is encoded by the coding sequence ATGTCTCAAAACACTTTAGAAATAGAAAGAGAAGAAAAAAAAGAACTTTACGCATACCAAAAAGGCGATATTGACGCCATTTTTGATCGTTTAGATAATGGTTCGGCGCAACATCATTTGTTGTATCAATTGCCTACTGGTGGAGGGAAAACAGTCGTTTTCTCAGAAATCGTGCGTCGTTACTTGTCTCAACATGAGAAAAAAGTAGTAGTTTTAACACACAGAATTGAACTTTGTAAGCAAACTTCAAAAATGTTGAAAGGTTTTGGTGTTAAAAACAAGATTATCAATAGCAAGGTAAAAGAACTATTGGACCAAAATGAGTATTCATGCTTCGTGGCCATGGTTGAAACATTAAAAAACCGTATTAATGACGAAAAATTACATTTAGATAATATTGGTTTAGTAATTATCGATGAGGCGCATTACAACTCATTCCGAAAATTATTAAGCTCATTCAAAAATGCATTTATATTAGGAGTAACAGCAACACCGCTAAGCTCAAATATCAAATTGCCAATGCACGAAAGTTACGATGAACTAATTGTAGGAGACACAATAGGTTCGTTAATCGAGCAAGGGTTTTTGGCAAGAGCAACTACATATAGTTATGATGTAGGGTTAACATCTCTAAAAGTAGGTATCAATGGAGATTATACCGTAAAATCTTCAGATGATTTATATACCAATACCATCATGCAAGAAAAATTATTGCATGCTTATACAGAGAAATCACTAGGAAAGAAAACCTTGATTTTTAATAACGGTATACATACTTCATTATATGTATATGAAACCTTTAGAGAAGCAGGTTACGATATTCGCCACCTTGACAATACAAGTAGTAACGAAGAAAGAAAAGATATTCTACAATGGTTTAAGAAAACTCCAGATGCAATTTTAACATCAGTAGGAATCTTAACAACAGGTTTTGATGAGCCAACAGTAGAAACCATTATATTAAATAGAGCAACCAAGTCATTGACATTATATTATCAAATGATTGGGCGTGGTTCTCGAAAATTACCTAATAAAGATGAGTTTACAGTTATCGATTTAGGAAACAATGCAGCACGTTTCGGATTATGGAGTGAGCCAGTAAACTGGCAGCATATCTTTAAATCACCAGAGTTTTATTTGGAGAATTTAAGAGACGATACCGAAATCGAATTGTATTTCAAATACAGCATGCCACCAGAATTACGCGCAAAATTCAGCAAAACTGCCGATGTAAGTTTTGATGTCGATGAAGAACATAAAATTGCAATAGCACAAAATTTACGTTCAAAAGTAGTTTTGGATAAATCATTAGAGCAACACGCAGCAATGTGTGTAGATAATTCAGAAACGCTACAAGAAGCCAAAGCATTAGGAAAAGAGCTAGAGGATGACATCGATTGTCGTATCAAGCGATATTCAAAATGTTTAAGTCAATGTAGTAAGAATTACCGCGAATGGCTTATAGATGATTATAAATTGAAGTTAGTATTATTAACCGGTAAAAAATACCGTGAAAAAATAATGAACGAACCAGATTGA
- a CDS encoding DEAD/DEAH box helicase: MSKQFSDLGISAPILKALTELNIVTPTEIQQKTIPLILANNSDVVGLAKTGTGKTAAFGLPLLQLINPELPTVQAVILVPTRELGHQIFKNLEDFSKYQPQVSIAATCGGIPIKPQIERLTQPTHIVVATPGRLIDLIQRKAINLKETQYLILDEADEMVSILKESLDEIVAELPKKHTTFLFSATLPGTIKQLIQNYLSKNVVQVSANMETVGNQGIDHEYIVVDPIEKLDVLMHFLNSRDGERGIIFCKTKAAVNKLAKNLAINRFSSGALHGSLSQGIRDRIMEQFREGHINILVATDLAARGIDVKEISYVVNYHLPDAYEAYVHRSGRTARAGAKGLSLTVLQPEEVVEIADFEKELGIKFTEFKKPSVASLEENNTLLWAKQIFKTKPNHDVSTELKTKVKTVFHHLTKDELIEKLLANYILQNKPEVVEKPVKKFKK; encoded by the coding sequence ATGTCAAAACAATTTTCAGATTTAGGAATTTCAGCACCAATACTAAAAGCACTAACCGAATTAAATATTGTTACACCAACCGAAATTCAGCAGAAAACCATTCCGCTAATCTTGGCAAATAACAGTGATGTAGTAGGTTTAGCAAAAACAGGAACAGGAAAAACAGCAGCATTTGGATTGCCATTACTGCAGTTAATAAATCCAGAGTTACCTACAGTACAAGCAGTAATTCTAGTTCCAACCAGAGAATTAGGACATCAGATATTTAAAAATTTAGAAGATTTCTCAAAATACCAGCCACAAGTTTCTATAGCAGCTACTTGCGGGGGAATCCCGATAAAGCCACAAATAGAGCGACTTACGCAACCAACTCATATCGTGGTTGCAACGCCAGGGCGATTAATCGATTTAATTCAGCGAAAAGCAATCAATCTAAAAGAGACACAATATCTTATTTTGGATGAAGCCGATGAAATGGTTTCAATCTTAAAAGAAAGTCTAGATGAAATCGTAGCCGAATTACCTAAAAAACATACTACATTCTTATTCTCAGCAACATTGCCGGGGACAATCAAGCAATTGATCCAGAACTACCTATCCAAAAATGTAGTTCAGGTAAGTGCAAATATGGAAACCGTAGGAAATCAAGGAATTGACCACGAATACATAGTAGTTGATCCAATTGAAAAACTAGATGTTTTAATGCATTTTTTGAATTCAAGAGATGGAGAACGCGGAATTATTTTTTGTAAAACAAAAGCAGCAGTAAACAAGCTGGCTAAAAACTTAGCAATAAACCGTTTTTCATCAGGAGCATTGCACGGTAGTTTGTCACAAGGAATAAGAGACCGAATCATGGAGCAATTTCGTGAAGGACACATCAATATATTAGTTGCTACGGATTTAGCAGCTAGGGGAATAGATGTCAAAGAAATTTCTTACGTTGTGAATTACCATTTACCAGATGCTTACGAAGCTTATGTACACCGTAGTGGTAGAACAGCTAGAGCAGGAGCAAAGGGATTATCACTTACAGTTTTGCAACCAGAAGAGGTTGTTGAAATAGCAGATTTTGAAAAAGAATTAGGAATTAAATTCACAGAATTTAAAAAACCATCAGTTGCAAGTCTAGAAGAAAACAATACACTTTTGTGGGCAAAACAAATCTTCAAAACAAAACCAAATCACGACGTTTCAACAGAATTAAAAACAAAAGTAAAAACAGTTTTTCATCATTTAACTAAAGACGAATTGATAGAAAAGTTGTTGGCAAATTATATCTTGCAAAATAAACCAGAGGTAGTTGAAAAACCTGTTAAAAAATTCAAAAAGTAA
- a CDS encoding NAD(P)/FAD-dependent oxidoreductase, with the protein MKIVIIGGGFAGINLAKELVNQPQIQVTLVDKNNYNFFPPLIYQVATAFLEPSSISYPFRKFFAGKKNLSFRLGELEQVVPAENKVILSNGELTYDYLVFATGAETSYFGMENVMKNAIPMKTLNDAIVMRNTLLKNLEKAAICKDIRKRRKLLTIVVAGGGPTGVEVSGMFAEMRKNILLKEYPELDTSASNVYLVDGGDALLAPMSKASQQDTLKALTDLGVVVKLNNRVTDYVDDIVYFSNGETIHTKNLIWAAGVSAKAFDGIPMESYGRGKRMATDAHNKVNGLENIYAIGDTSIMDTDPAFPNGHPQVAQVAIQQGLNLAKNFKAIVQNKPLKPFKYVDKGSMAIIGKNKAVVDLPKPKWHFKGFLAWVIWLFIHLISLITYRNRLSTFYNWMVAYFAKDQSLRMIIRPDKKQAIN; encoded by the coding sequence ATGAAGATAGTAATCATAGGAGGTGGTTTTGCAGGAATAAATCTAGCAAAAGAGCTTGTAAACCAGCCTCAAATACAAGTAACACTTGTAGATAAAAACAACTATAATTTTTTTCCACCACTTATATATCAGGTTGCGACTGCATTTTTAGAACCTTCAAGTATCAGTTATCCTTTTAGGAAATTTTTTGCAGGCAAAAAAAACCTAAGCTTTAGATTGGGAGAATTAGAACAAGTAGTTCCGGCCGAAAATAAAGTAATTCTTAGTAACGGAGAATTAACATACGATTATTTAGTATTTGCAACAGGAGCAGAGACTAGTTATTTTGGAATGGAGAACGTAATGAAAAACGCCATTCCGATGAAAACGCTTAATGATGCCATTGTAATGCGTAATACGTTGCTTAAAAACCTTGAGAAAGCAGCAATTTGCAAAGATATACGTAAACGCCGTAAATTATTAACCATTGTTGTTGCAGGAGGAGGGCCAACAGGAGTAGAGGTTTCGGGAATGTTTGCCGAAATGCGTAAAAACATTCTATTAAAAGAATATCCAGAACTCGATACCTCGGCAAGTAATGTTTATTTAGTCGATGGGGGAGATGCATTATTGGCTCCAATGAGTAAAGCTTCACAACAAGACACACTCAAAGCGCTTACAGATCTAGGCGTTGTGGTAAAACTCAACAACCGAGTAACAGATTATGTAGATGATATCGTGTATTTTTCAAATGGAGAAACAATTCACACCAAAAATTTAATTTGGGCAGCGGGAGTTTCGGCAAAAGCTTTTGATGGTATTCCGATGGAGAGTTACGGACGTGGAAAACGAATGGCAACCGATGCACATAATAAAGTAAACGGATTGGAAAATATTTATGCTATTGGTGATACATCAATCATGGATACAGACCCAGCATTTCCAAACGGACATCCACAAGTGGCACAAGTAGCCATTCAACAAGGATTAAATCTAGCAAAAAACTTTAAGGCAATTGTACAAAACAAACCCTTAAAACCTTTTAAATATGTAGACAAAGGATCAATGGCGATTATAGGTAAAAATAAAGCCGTTGTTGATTTACCAAAACCAAAATGGCATTTCAAAGGATTCTTGGCTTGGGTAATTTGGTTATTTATACACCTTATATCACTTATTACATACCGTAATCGTTTAAGTACTTTTTACAACTGGATGGTAGCTTATTTTGCAAAAGACCAATCGCTACGTATGATTATCAGACCAGATAAAAAACAAGCAATCAATTAA
- a CDS encoding multidrug effflux MFS transporter — MTTKKYLQLILILGSLTALGPFSIDMYLPGFSGIAKDLNTTVAKVSMSLSSYFIGISAGQLLYGPLLDRFGRKKPLFVGLMVYILASLGCVFVTDIDTFIGLRFLQAVGSCAATVASVAMVRDLFPVKDIPKVFSMLMLVVGLSPMLAPTIGGYVTSDYGWHTVFFILMCMGIVILIASQVGLPNTHKPDTSISLKPRPIITNFLRVVKEPQFFTYAFTGAVSFSGLFTYVASSPIVFMDIFKVDAKIYGWIFAFMSLSFIGASQLNSFLLRKFSSEQMIFGALITQSVISIVFLILAINNFLGLYETIGMLFIYLACLGISNPNTAGLTMAPFAKNAGSASALMGAIQLGLGAIASFAVGVFVKSSIVPMVAIMTTTTITAFIILNIGKRFIKEKVAISNDDETVVLH, encoded by the coding sequence ATGACTACAAAAAAATACCTCCAATTAATCCTTATTTTAGGCTCTTTAACTGCTCTTGGACCGTTTTCTATCGATATGTATCTTCCTGGTTTTTCTGGAATTGCTAAAGATTTAAACACCACTGTTGCAAAAGTTTCTATGAGTTTATCTAGTTATTTTATAGGTATTTCGGCTGGACAACTACTTTACGGACCTTTATTGGATCGATTTGGTCGAAAAAAACCCTTATTCGTTGGATTGATGGTTTATATTTTGGCTTCTTTAGGATGTGTTTTTGTTACTGATATTGATACTTTTATTGGTTTGCGTTTTTTACAAGCTGTTGGTAGCTGTGCTGCAACTGTAGCTTCTGTGGCAATGGTTCGTGATCTTTTTCCTGTAAAGGATATTCCTAAAGTTTTCTCTATGCTTATGCTTGTTGTTGGTCTTTCACCAATGCTTGCTCCAACTATTGGTGGTTATGTAACTTCTGATTATGGATGGCATACTGTTTTCTTTATATTAATGTGTATGGGAATTGTGATTTTAATTGCTTCTCAAGTTGGCTTACCCAACACACATAAACCTGATACCTCTATTTCTCTAAAACCAAGACCTATAATTACTAACTTCCTTAGAGTTGTAAAAGAACCTCAATTCTTTACTTATGCCTTTACAGGTGCAGTGTCTTTTTCTGGTTTATTTACTTATGTAGCGTCCTCTCCTATCGTTTTCATGGATATTTTTAAGGTTGATGCTAAAATTTATGGTTGGATTTTTGCCTTTATGTCTTTGAGTTTTATTGGTGCTAGTCAGTTGAATTCGTTTTTATTAAGAAAATTTTCTAGCGAACAAATGATTTTTGGTGCATTGATTACTCAATCTGTAATTAGTATTGTCTTTTTGATTTTGGCTATAAACAACTTCCTTGGTTTATACGAAACAATCGGCATGTTATTCATTTACTTGGCTTGTCTAGGAATTTCAAATCCTAATACTGCTGGTCTTACAATGGCTCCTTTTGCTAAAAATGCTGGAAGTGCATCGGCGTTAATGGGTGCAATTCAGCTTGGTTTAGGTGCAATCGCTTCGTTTGCAGTTGGTGTTTTTGTAAAAAGCTCTATTGTTCCAATGGTTGCTATTATGACAACGACTACTATTACTGCTTTTATTATTTTGAATATTGGTAAGCGTTTTATAAAAGAAAAAGTTGCTATTTCTAACGATGATGAAACTGTAGTGCTTCATTAA
- a CDS encoding DUF5655 domain-containing protein has protein sequence MNIFTRNKNLMTSLKEINFKLEKDIQNLFEGNLDKITNLKLIKSEFTIKSNRIDTLAFDEESKAFVIIEYKRNQNYSVIDQGVSYLNLMLEYRADFIVEYNETQKGNLKRSDVDWSQSRIVFVSPSFTDFQKQSSNFKDLAIELWEIKQFENDIVIINPIKKSKSAPSIKLVQQNEGSDISKVIKEIVVYTEDSHLNGKSDEMLELYDSYKNAILALSPDIEIVPKKKYIAFKLKSNIVDVNVQQNKMIFWINMKKGTLDDPKKITIDASVKGHHGNGDYELKVSDTKNLEYIMSLIKQAL, from the coding sequence ATGAACATATTTACTCGAAATAAAAATTTGATGACTAGCTTAAAAGAAATAAACTTTAAGTTGGAAAAAGATATTCAAAATCTTTTTGAAGGAAATTTAGATAAAATTACAAATTTGAAACTAATTAAGTCTGAGTTCACTATAAAAAGTAATCGTATAGATACTTTGGCATTCGACGAAGAAAGTAAAGCATTTGTAATTATTGAGTATAAAAGGAACCAGAATTATAGTGTTATTGACCAAGGAGTATCATATTTGAACCTGATGTTGGAATATAGAGCTGACTTTATTGTAGAATATAACGAGACACAGAAAGGAAATTTAAAACGATCAGATGTTGACTGGTCACAATCCAGAATTGTTTTTGTTTCGCCTTCATTTACTGATTTTCAAAAGCAATCATCTAATTTTAAAGATTTAGCTATCGAGCTTTGGGAAATAAAGCAATTTGAGAATGATATTGTTATTATCAATCCGATAAAAAAATCTAAATCAGCACCTAGTATAAAACTAGTACAACAAAATGAGGGGTCTGACATAAGTAAAGTTATCAAAGAGATAGTAGTATATACGGAAGATAGTCATTTAAATGGTAAAAGCGATGAAATGTTAGAGCTGTACGATTCTTATAAAAATGCAATCTTAGCTTTATCTCCAGATATAGAAATTGTACCGAAAAAGAAGTATATCGCTTTTAAGTTAAAGAGCAATATAGTTGATGTTAATGTACAGCAGAATAAAATGATTTTTTGGATTAATATGAAAAAAGGAACATTAGATGATCCTAAGAAAATAACAATTGATGCTTCTGTAAAAGGGCATCATGGTAATGGAGATTATGAATTAAAAGTTAGTGATACAAAGAATTTGGAATACATTATGAGCTTAATAAAACAAGCTTTGTAA
- a CDS encoding type II toxin-antitoxin system RelE/ParE family toxin, with protein MEVVWTLKAEKTYLQNCEYLLENWNLEVATKFDSEVLRVIDLISKNPYLGRYNNDFKCSIILIVKQISLFYTIYKGKITLMYFHDNRQKKINFEI; from the coding sequence ATGGAAGTCGTTTGGACTCTAAAAGCCGAAAAGACATATTTACAAAATTGTGAGTATCTATTAGAAAATTGGAATTTAGAAGTAGCTACTAAATTTGATTCTGAAGTACTGAGAGTAATTGATTTGATATCAAAAAACCCATATTTAGGTCGCTATAACAATGATTTTAAGTGTAGTATCATTCTAATTGTAAAACAAATCTCTTTGTTTTATACTATTTACAAAGGAAAAATTACGTTAATGTATTTTCATGATAACAGACAAAAAAAGATAAACTTTGAAATATAA
- a CDS encoding DUF294 nucleotidyltransferase-like domain-containing protein, whose translation MNTIAEHIADFLKEYPPFDNLTFQELSEIATNIRVINLEKHAVLFQVNDTLHDSFYVVASGVINLSVIADAEETLLNKCHDGDIFGLRPFFAKNNYMMTAKAREESIVYAIPIAVFRPFVANNPDVLNFLLESFAANTRHTKDNAEFKGNHISDNIFYSDQQSEIQYIQSLSYNNSPLIAKPSDIVKDVAIRMTDAMVDNIVVCDSNKPIGIVTDADLSSKIATGRFSIDETVDRIMSSPVVTVIENVSLAEAQLLMLKNNVSHLCVTKDGTSKSAVKGVISEHDLIVAQASNPGVLIKEIKRSQLPKDLKQIRDRLSDLIQNYIQKNIPLSHISNIANEINLALIKRSVELSILEMGSPPARFAWLSIGSQGRKEQLLLTDQDSILIFEDVTADKYRDVKDYFLHLAKRTTATLEKIGYEYCPNGHMASNMLWCKSLTDWTKQYNSWMNTPGENSNDLSSIFFDYEIVFGEPKIEEVIENVIFKNAINNTLFFDFLGNDALRKNSPLSFFKKFIVEEEGPHKFKFDIKTRALMPLIDGARLLILSSNIKGIKNTYLRFKQLAITDSKNADIYLSCAEAFLTLSKFRTVEGLKNDDSGQYINLRELSKSDKEKLKNALAPMKDLEELIKSKFQLTQFS comes from the coding sequence ATGAATACAATTGCTGAGCATATCGCAGATTTCTTGAAAGAATATCCGCCATTCGATAACTTAACTTTTCAAGAACTATCTGAGATTGCGACCAATATTCGTGTTATTAATTTAGAAAAACACGCTGTATTGTTTCAGGTTAATGACACCTTGCACGATAGTTTTTACGTGGTTGCTTCAGGCGTTATTAATTTATCGGTAATTGCCGATGCCGAAGAAACATTATTAAATAAATGTCATGATGGTGATATATTTGGGTTACGCCCATTTTTTGCCAAGAATAACTATATGATGACGGCAAAAGCCAGAGAAGAAAGTATTGTGTACGCAATACCAATTGCTGTCTTTAGGCCTTTTGTTGCAAACAATCCAGATGTTTTAAATTTCTTATTAGAAAGTTTTGCAGCAAATACGCGTCATACCAAAGACAATGCAGAGTTTAAAGGAAATCATATTTCTGATAATATATTCTATTCAGACCAACAATCAGAAATACAATACATACAATCTTTAAGCTATAATAACTCACCATTAATAGCCAAACCAAGTGATATTGTAAAAGATGTTGCTATACGCATGACTGATGCTATGGTTGATAATATTGTCGTTTGTGACAGTAATAAACCTATTGGTATTGTTACTGACGCCGATTTGTCTTCTAAAATTGCTACAGGTAGATTCTCAATTGATGAAACTGTAGATAGAATCATGTCCTCACCTGTTGTAACTGTAATAGAAAATGTTTCATTAGCCGAAGCGCAATTGTTGATGCTAAAGAATAATGTAAGTCATTTATGTGTTACAAAAGACGGAACAAGTAAATCTGCTGTAAAAGGAGTTATCTCAGAGCATGATTTAATTGTTGCACAGGCTAGTAATCCGGGAGTATTGATAAAAGAAATTAAACGTTCGCAATTGCCTAAGGATTTGAAACAAATCAGAGATCGTTTATCAGACTTGATTCAGAATTACATACAAAAGAATATTCCACTTTCACATATAAGTAATATTGCAAATGAAATTAATCTGGCGTTGATAAAACGTTCAGTTGAGCTTTCAATTTTAGAGATGGGCTCACCTCCTGCTCGTTTTGCATGGTTAAGTATTGGGAGTCAAGGAAGAAAAGAACAGCTTTTATTGACGGATCAGGATAGTATTTTGATTTTTGAAGATGTAACTGCAGATAAATACCGTGATGTAAAAGATTACTTCTTGCATCTGGCAAAAAGAACTACAGCTACCTTAGAAAAAATAGGATATGAATATTGCCCTAATGGACATATGGCTAGTAATATGTTGTGGTGTAAGTCGCTGACAGACTGGACAAAACAATATAACAGTTGGATGAATACTCCAGGTGAAAACAGCAATGATTTAAGTAGTATTTTCTTTGATTATGAGATTGTTTTTGGAGAACCAAAAATTGAAGAAGTAATAGAAAATGTGATATTCAAAAACGCCATAAACAATACATTATTCTTTGATTTCTTAGGAAATGATGCGTTGAGAAAGAATTCACCTTTAAGCTTCTTTAAGAAATTTATTGTTGAAGAAGAAGGTCCACATAAATTTAAGTTTGATATTAAAACACGTGCATTGATGCCTTTAATTGATGGTGCACGTTTACTTATATTGAGCTCGAATATAAAAGGAATTAAAAATACCTATTTGCGATTTAAGCAATTAGCGATTACTGATTCTAAAAATGCTGATATTTATCTTAGTTGTGCTGAAGCATTTTTAACCTTGTCAAAATTTAGAACTGTAGAAGGATTAAAAAATGATGATTCAGGACAATATATCAATTTGAGAGAACTATCAAAAAGCGATAAAGAAAAATTAAAAAATGCATTAGCTCCGATGAAAGATTTAGAAGAGCTTATAAAAAGTAAATTTCAACTGACCCAATTTTCATAA
- a CDS encoding 3'-5' exonuclease codes for MLDWLKNINKEYPDFWKEYLTKFETKSERFVVLSTETSGLNPTKDVILSIGSFAVINNSIHIQDSFEAVLLQYKFFHDNGLTNEFIIESKMEKLPEPDALKALIEYIGNGVLVGHHINFDVEMINAALEKLDCGRLKNEALDVDVMYRKLHDINDRQFSLDELCEIYKIPKSERNSSSEDAYKIALLFLKLKSRLGIK; via the coding sequence ATGTTAGACTGGCTGAAAAATATCAACAAAGAATACCCTGATTTCTGGAAAGAGTACCTCACTAAATTTGAGACTAAATCAGAGCGTTTTGTTGTATTATCTACCGAAACATCAGGATTAAACCCAACTAAAGATGTGATTCTGTCTATTGGTTCATTTGCAGTAATAAACAATAGTATTCATATTCAGGATAGTTTTGAAGCAGTTTTGCTGCAGTATAAATTCTTTCATGATAACGGACTTACAAATGAGTTTATTATTGAAAGTAAAATGGAAAAATTACCAGAACCAGATGCACTTAAAGCTTTAATTGAATATATTGGAAATGGTGTTTTGGTTGGGCATCATATTAATTTTGATGTAGAAATGATTAATGCAGCCCTAGAAAAACTAGACTGTGGAAGATTAAAAAATGAAGCTTTAGATGTAGATGTTATGTATCGTAAGCTTCATGATATTAATGACAGACAGTTCTCTCTAGATGAATTGTGTGAGATTTATAAAATTCCAAAAAGCGAAAGAAATTCATCTTCAGAAGATGCATATAAAATTGCCTTACTATTCTTGAAACTTAAATCAAGATTAGGGATAAAGTAA
- a CDS encoding 4'-phosphopantetheinyl transferase family protein produces MIGNDIVDLKTAQQESNWKREGFLNKIFTDEEQLLIHNSNTPEIMVWNLWSRKEAAYKIYNRDTKINGYFPTKLICIYECARFGTVSINNNLYHTQTTITKDYIHTVAVSKRENLNRIISLNSNCKILKDQGIPYLIDAITKAVIPISISHHGRFIESIRVKE; encoded by the coding sequence ATGATTGGAAATGATATTGTTGATCTAAAAACTGCTCAACAAGAGAGCAATTGGAAACGCGAAGGTTTTTTAAATAAAATTTTTACCGACGAAGAACAATTGCTCATTCACAATTCTAATACGCCCGAAATAATGGTTTGGAATTTATGGAGTCGAAAAGAAGCTGCTTATAAAATATACAATCGCGACACTAAAATAAATGGCTATTTTCCAACAAAGTTAATTTGCATTTACGAATGTGCCCGTTTTGGTACTGTATCTATAAACAACAACTTGTATCATACTCAAACAACAATCACAAAAGATTATATACATACAGTTGCTGTTTCTAAAAGAGAAAATTTAAATAGAATCATCTCTTTAAACAGCAACTGTAAAATACTTAAAGACCAAGGGATTCCATATCTAATTGATGCTATTACAAAAGCTGTAATACCAATTTCAATAAGTCATCATGGACGTTTTATTGAGTCAATTAGAGTAAAGGAATAA
- a CDS encoding acyl carrier protein gives MDNQQLLTELKNIVKPYVKNDTAFENFTEETNFITDLNINSANLVDIVLDVEEAFDITIDNESMEKMVNAKAALSIIQSKLSEK, from the coding sequence ATGGATAACCAACAACTACTAACCGAATTAAAAAACATTGTAAAGCCTTATGTTAAGAATGATACTGCTTTTGAAAATTTCACAGAAGAAACAAACTTCATAACTGATTTAAATATTAATTCTGCCAATTTAGTCGACATTGTCTTAGATGTTGAAGAAGCCTTTGATATTACAATTGATAACGAATCAATGGAAAAAATGGTTAATGCGAAAGCTGCTTTGAGCATTATTCAATCTAAACTAAGTGAAAAATGA